In Candidatus Hydrogenedentota bacterium, a single genomic region encodes these proteins:
- a CDS encoding adenosylcobinamide-GDP ribazoletransferase — translation MGLISRFRYLRSFPEPLDAVGKSAPARWAEYALPVWGACLGLAVATLDHGFGYLFQNPLISSALTVALLAGASRCMYPAYFARFREARVNSREQAQSGNEFASHVGMVFLMLLFLVKVMALNALWLTVRWPVIALVPLASRWGIVVCMNLLPYAPSSGSEADLSHRRAIGPIVSAALVFAAVPLACVYISGKGFPLGGLRLDIAARIWAATATVTLLLSARHLPGMRGWTAARTSALAEIIEVAVPLAVIMTIPR, via the coding sequence ATGGGGCTAATATCACGATTTCGGTATCTTCGCTCATTTCCTGAGCCGCTCGACGCCGTGGGGAAAAGCGCCCCGGCCCGCTGGGCCGAGTATGCGTTGCCTGTCTGGGGAGCATGCCTTGGTCTTGCCGTGGCAACGCTGGACCACGGATTCGGCTATCTGTTTCAGAACCCGCTCATATCGAGCGCGCTGACCGTGGCGTTATTGGCGGGGGCTTCGCGCTGCATGTATCCCGCGTACTTCGCGCGTTTTCGCGAGGCGAGGGTCAACTCGCGCGAACAGGCACAAAGCGGCAACGAATTCGCATCTCATGTGGGCATGGTTTTCCTGATGCTGCTCTTTCTTGTGAAGGTCATGGCGTTGAACGCGTTGTGGCTGACAGTGCGTTGGCCGGTCATTGCATTGGTCCCGCTGGCAAGCCGGTGGGGGATCGTTGTGTGCATGAACCTGTTGCCATACGCCCCGAGCAGCGGTTCCGAGGCGGACTTGAGCCACCGAAGAGCCATCGGACCCATCGTATCGGCGGCCCTCGTCTTCGCGGCCGTGCCGCTTGCCTGCGTCTACATTTCCGGGAAAGGGTTTCCGCTGGGGGGCCTGCGTCTGGACATCGCGGCGCGCATCTGGGCCGCTACGGCCACCGTAACACTGCTCTTGAGCGCGCGGCACCTGCCCGGAATGCGCGGATGGACGGCCGCACGAACCAGCGCGCTTGCCGAGATAATCGAGGTCGCGGTCCCGCTGGCGGTGATCATGACTATCCCGCGGTAA